A genomic segment from Bradyrhizobium diazoefficiens USDA 110 encodes:
- a CDS encoding vWA domain-containing protein, producing the protein MSPELQLPQAARVFVSFVALLRANGFAVAPEQTTAFLTAIELLGPRHLGDIRQAALATLAPPPERRATFDRLFDLHFRGSEAVTRDDDGEDDETVRLQEEGRGDEEPLLSDDANESGLAATRSEALVERRFAQLSPGDALRRLTREAPRRLPRRRGHRRMQARRGPFADLRRTLRDSVRSDGEVLRLGHLKRRQRPRKILLLIDVSGSMKSRTEENMKLAHALVQAAPNPNVEVFTFGTRLTRVTRALRLKRREQALSAAAHLVSDWDGGTRIGDALQAFLAVPRFGGYARGAAVIVVSDGLERGAPDALRDAVARLSRRAWRMSWLTPLATGPGFRPQTEALVAIERFVDDLVDGGSSASIVAHVLALGRRRVA; encoded by the coding sequence ATGAGTCCCGAACTGCAACTGCCGCAGGCGGCGCGCGTGTTCGTCTCCTTCGTCGCACTGCTGCGCGCCAACGGCTTTGCCGTCGCCCCGGAGCAGACCACCGCGTTCCTCACCGCGATCGAGCTGCTCGGCCCGCGCCACCTCGGCGATATCCGCCAGGCGGCGCTGGCCACCCTCGCCCCGCCGCCCGAACGCCGCGCGACCTTCGACCGGCTGTTCGATCTGCATTTCCGCGGCAGCGAGGCCGTCACGCGCGATGACGACGGCGAGGACGACGAGACCGTCCGGCTTCAGGAAGAAGGCCGCGGAGACGAGGAGCCTCTGCTCTCCGACGACGCCAACGAATCCGGCCTCGCCGCGACGCGCAGCGAGGCGCTGGTCGAGCGCCGCTTTGCGCAACTCTCTCCCGGCGATGCGCTGCGCCGCCTGACCCGCGAAGCGCCGCGGCGTCTGCCCAGGCGACGCGGCCACCGGCGCATGCAGGCCCGGCGCGGTCCGTTCGCCGATCTTCGCCGGACCTTGCGCGATTCCGTGCGCAGCGACGGCGAGGTCCTGCGTCTCGGCCACCTGAAGCGCAGGCAGCGCCCGCGAAAAATTCTGCTGCTGATCGACGTCTCCGGCTCGATGAAGAGCCGCACCGAGGAGAACATGAAGCTCGCCCACGCGCTGGTGCAGGCAGCGCCCAATCCCAATGTCGAGGTCTTCACCTTCGGCACGCGCCTGACCCGTGTCACCCGCGCGCTGCGGCTCAAGCGGCGCGAACAGGCGCTGAGCGCGGCCGCCCATCTCGTCAGCGACTGGGACGGCGGCACCCGGATCGGCGATGCCTTGCAAGCCTTTCTCGCGGTGCCACGGTTCGGCGGCTATGCGCGCGGGGCGGCCGTTATCGTCGTCTCGGACGGGCTGGAGCGCGGCGCGCCCGACGCGCTGCGCGACGCCGTGGCAAGACTGTCGCGGCGGGCCTGGCGCATGAGCTGGCTGACGCCGCTCGCAACGGGTCCGGGCTTTCGCCCCCAGACCGAAGCGCTCGTCGCCATCGAACGCTTCGTTGACGATCTCGTCGACGGCGGGTCGAGCGCGTCGATCGTCGCGCATGTACTGGCACTGGGACGAAGGAGAGTTGCGTGA
- a CDS encoding AAA family ATPase yields MAVRSNIVGIDSPEALEKALRAAYYLADEGLATAAYLGLALGKPLLLEGAPGVGKTEAAKAIAAVLGRRLIRLQCYEGIDSSAALYEWNYPRQMLAIRQAGDESIDIYGETFLIERPMLATLRAPDSTVLLIDEIDRADQEFEAFLLEFLSDFQISIPERGTVRAAERPVVVLTSNRTRDLHEALRRRCVYHWIDYPTEEREARIVMLRASSVAEATARAVVAAVGKLRREPLSKAPGIAEAVDWAEAATLLHKGGARWPDAFRRSIGVALKDEEDLHFISPRLDAMLAEATA; encoded by the coding sequence ATGGCGGTTCGCAGCAACATCGTCGGCATCGACAGCCCCGAAGCGCTGGAGAAGGCGCTGCGCGCGGCCTATTACCTCGCCGACGAGGGACTCGCGACCGCAGCCTATCTCGGCCTCGCCCTCGGCAAGCCTCTGCTGCTCGAGGGCGCGCCGGGCGTCGGCAAGACCGAGGCGGCGAAGGCCATCGCCGCCGTGCTGGGGCGGCGATTGATCCGGCTGCAATGTTATGAGGGCATCGATTCGTCCGCGGCGCTCTACGAGTGGAACTACCCGCGCCAGATGCTCGCGATCCGCCAGGCCGGCGACGAGAGCATCGACATCTATGGCGAGACGTTCCTGATCGAACGGCCGATGCTCGCCACGCTGCGCGCGCCGGATTCCACCGTACTGCTGATCGACGAAATCGACCGTGCCGATCAGGAGTTCGAGGCCTTCCTGCTCGAATTCCTGTCCGACTTCCAGATCTCGATCCCCGAGCGCGGCACGGTCCGCGCGGCGGAGCGTCCCGTCGTGGTGTTGACCTCGAACCGGACGCGCGACCTGCACGAGGCCCTGCGCCGCCGGTGCGTCTATCACTGGATCGACTATCCCACCGAAGAGCGCGAGGCGCGCATCGTGATGCTGCGCGCCTCCAGCGTCGCGGAGGCAACCGCTCGCGCTGTCGTTGCGGCGGTCGGCAAATTGCGACGCGAGCCGCTCAGCAAGGCGCCGGGCATCGCTGAAGCCGTCGACTGGGCCGAGGCGGCGACCTTGCTGCACAAGGGCGGCGCGCGCTGGCCCGATGCCTTCAGGCGCTCGATCGGCGTGGCGCTCAAGGACGAGGAGGACCTGCACTTCATCTCGCCCCGGCTCGATGCGATGCTTGCGGAGGCAACCGCATGA
- a CDS encoding xanthine dehydrogenase family protein molybdopterin-binding subunit gives MTRHRGRGMASINYPIGMNLGGDPSQALVHSNPSGKFTVALSSIDLGQGMKSVTRQICAETLGVPVEDVYVDTADSDTGPHCMGSFASRGTHRVGNAVMAAAREARGVMMEAAAEELEVNAADLETDGRGNIHVKGAPHRSISTKDVAIAAQFKQGKTISGRGIFLVPLSNVDPETGEMSPATCYAHACLVAEVEVDDETGEVAMVRMDSAYELGRALNPRLVEQQLVGGAWMGVSHALYETPEPYYPDPVHGPRDFVEYLMPGPGDICPHDIAVLERPAPDGPFGAKGPGEMCANPVLPAVANAIFNAVGVRIDDLPITPEKVLRAIKSQGGARPQARR, from the coding sequence ATGACCCGGCATCGCGGACGCGGCATGGCGTCGATCAACTATCCCATCGGCATGAATCTCGGCGGCGACCCCAGCCAGGCGCTGGTGCACTCCAATCCGAGCGGCAAGTTCACCGTCGCGCTGTCGTCGATCGACCTCGGCCAGGGCATGAAGTCGGTGACACGGCAGATCTGCGCGGAGACGCTGGGCGTGCCGGTCGAGGACGTCTATGTCGACACGGCCGACTCCGACACCGGCCCGCACTGCATGGGCTCGTTCGCCTCGCGCGGCACCCACCGCGTCGGCAACGCCGTGATGGCCGCCGCCCGCGAGGCGCGCGGCGTGATGATGGAGGCCGCCGCCGAGGAGCTGGAGGTCAATGCCGCCGATCTCGAGACCGACGGGCGCGGCAACATCCACGTCAAGGGCGCGCCGCACCGGTCGATCTCGACCAAGGACGTCGCGATCGCCGCGCAGTTCAAGCAGGGCAAGACCATCTCCGGCCGCGGCATCTTCCTCGTCCCTCTTTCCAACGTCGATCCGGAAACCGGCGAGATGTCGCCGGCAACCTGCTACGCCCATGCCTGCCTTGTCGCCGAGGTCGAGGTGGACGACGAGACCGGCGAGGTCGCGATGGTGCGCATGGACTCCGCCTATGAACTCGGCCGCGCGCTCAATCCGCGCCTGGTCGAGCAGCAGCTGGTCGGCGGCGCCTGGATGGGCGTCAGCCACGCGCTATACGAGACGCCTGAGCCCTACTATCCCGATCCCGTTCACGGCCCCCGCGATTTCGTCGAATATCTGATGCCCGGCCCCGGCGATATCTGCCCGCACGACATCGCCGTGCTGGAGCGTCCTGCGCCGGATGGCCCGTTCGGCGCCAAGGGCCCCGGCGAGATGTGCGCCAATCCGGTGCTACCGGCCGTCGCCAATGCGATCTTCAACGCGGTCGGCGTCCGCATCGACGATCTGCCGATCACCCCGGAAAAGGTGCTGCGCGCCATCAAGTCCCAGGGCGGCGCGCGACCGCAGGCACGGCGCTAG
- a CDS encoding xanthine dehydrogenase family protein molybdopterin-binding subunit, with product MLELRKDIFADERDDNLKEIGKGTQRQDMLGHVTGTSSYFNDHKLQGMLHLKVVRSTEAHARIRRIDTTEAERSAGVRRIIRGTDVPVNLNTLLSLINFGKDDEPSLAVDKVRYKGEPIVAIVADSEREAFEAIAKVKVDYEVLPAVFDVEDALKPGAPVVNETYPKNTFTYHEVYDHQRLRFGDADAALATADHVLEQRYQMSPIEHAPTETNGAIAAPDTNGRYVVYTSTQALFFSVDTCAKILDVPSNTFHFIGGTVGGGFGGKVDTLTEPLAILGAMLTGRPVRYVFGREEEMQYGPPRGAELIYIKDGVMRDGRIVARKIRAYFDSGAYTRLSSYAAVKCAAHLPGPYTIPNVYGDVYCVFTNRTPATAMRGFGVTAMDFAIECQMDKLANLVGMDPMEFRILNAYRDGDMKAHRREAKNTALIECVQVAAEKAKWPIRDEFKRASSRKDGGGSRAVIPPTPTDSHPRPAVAAQQRTTYDRLPPTVTREPPREPPPPAPPPPRPAAPSHGATRFSSVFGTRRR from the coding sequence ATGCTGGAACTGCGCAAGGACATCTTCGCCGACGAGCGCGACGATAATTTGAAAGAGATCGGCAAGGGGACGCAGCGCCAGGACATGCTCGGCCACGTCACGGGCACGTCGAGCTATTTCAACGACCATAAACTTCAGGGCATGCTGCACCTGAAGGTCGTCCGCTCGACCGAGGCGCATGCAAGGATTCGCCGTATCGACACCACCGAGGCCGAGCGCTCGGCCGGCGTGCGCCGGATCATCCGCGGCACCGACGTGCCGGTCAATCTCAACACGCTGCTGAGCCTGATCAATTTCGGCAAGGACGACGAGCCTTCGCTGGCGGTCGACAAGGTCCGCTACAAGGGCGAGCCGATCGTCGCCATCGTTGCCGACAGCGAGCGCGAGGCGTTCGAGGCGATTGCCAAGGTCAAGGTCGACTACGAGGTGCTGCCGGCGGTGTTCGACGTCGAGGACGCGCTCAAGCCCGGCGCGCCCGTGGTCAACGAGACCTACCCAAAGAACACATTCACCTATCACGAGGTCTACGATCACCAGCGCTTGCGTTTCGGCGACGCCGATGCGGCGCTCGCGACCGCCGATCACGTGCTGGAGCAGCGCTACCAGATGTCGCCGATCGAGCACGCGCCGACCGAGACCAACGGCGCGATCGCCGCGCCCGACACCAACGGCCGCTACGTCGTCTACACCTCGACGCAGGCGCTGTTCTTCTCGGTCGACACCTGCGCCAAGATTTTGGACGTGCCCTCCAACACCTTCCACTTCATCGGCGGCACCGTCGGCGGCGGCTTTGGCGGCAAGGTGGACACGCTGACGGAACCGCTCGCGATCCTGGGAGCGATGCTGACCGGGCGGCCCGTGCGCTACGTGTTCGGCCGCGAGGAGGAGATGCAATACGGCCCGCCGCGCGGCGCCGAGCTCATCTACATCAAGGACGGCGTGATGCGCGACGGCCGCATCGTCGCGCGCAAGATCCGCGCCTATTTCGACAGCGGCGCCTATACGCGGCTGTCCAGCTACGCCGCCGTGAAATGCGCCGCCCACCTGCCCGGCCCCTACACCATCCCGAACGTCTATGGCGACGTCTATTGCGTCTTCACCAACCGGACGCCTGCGACCGCGATGCGTGGCTTCGGCGTCACCGCGATGGATTTTGCCATCGAGTGTCAGATGGACAAGCTGGCAAACCTCGTCGGCATGGACCCGATGGAGTTCCGCATCTTGAACGCCTATCGCGACGGCGACATGAAGGCACATCGGCGCGAAGCCAAGAACACCGCGCTGATCGAGTGCGTCCAGGTCGCGGCCGAAAAGGCCAAATGGCCGATCCGCGACGAGTTCAAGCGCGCGTCCTCGCGCAAGGACGGCGGCGGCAGCCGCGCCGTGATTCCGCCGACACCGACGGATTCGCACCCAAGGCCGGCTGTGGCCGCGCAGCAGCGCACGACCTATGACCGGCTTCCACCGACGGTCACCCGCGAGCCGCCGCGCGAGCCGCCACCGCCGGCACCGCCTCCCCCGCGGCCCGCTGCGCCCTCGCATGGCGCGACCCGTTTCTCCTCCGTCTTCGGCACCAGGAGGCGCTAG
- a CDS encoding (2Fe-2S)-binding protein: MSKIPPQFRHNGRDVAIFVDGGTNLLVALRELIGDMTPKFGCGQGGCGTCSVLIDGELHLSCLTLAETVAGRAVETLDGMKQGPNLHPLQRAFADHFAAQCGYCTPGMLMAAKALLDRNPAPSRAEVVEAISGNICRCTGYEPIIDAILAASGSRASA, encoded by the coding sequence ATGTCCAAGATACCCCCGCAATTTCGTCACAACGGCCGCGACGTCGCGATCTTCGTCGACGGCGGCACCAATCTGCTGGTGGCGCTGCGCGAGCTGATCGGCGACATGACGCCCAAATTCGGCTGCGGCCAGGGCGGCTGCGGCACCTGCAGCGTGCTGATCGACGGCGAATTGCACCTCTCGTGCCTGACGCTGGCCGAGACCGTCGCGGGCCGCGCGGTCGAGACCCTCGACGGCATGAAGCAGGGCCCGAATTTGCATCCGCTCCAGCGCGCCTTCGCCGACCATTTTGCCGCCCAATGCGGCTATTGCACGCCAGGCATGCTGATGGCCGCAAAGGCCCTGCTCGACCGCAACCCCGCCCCGAGCCGCGCCGAGGTCGTCGAGGCGATCTCCGGCAATATCTGCCGCTGCACCGGCTACGAGCCCATCATCGACGCCATCCTCGCTGCTTCCGGCAGCCGAGCGAGTGCCTGA
- a CDS encoding FAD binding domain-containing protein, translating into MAVTVKTFTSASEAAGALSSDRSARYLGGGTLVMRALNEGDVTISTVVRAHDQALTRIDASGPRVTLGAGVTFARILAERDLAFLHAPARSIGGPAVRNMGTVGGNLFAPTPYGDFTVALLALDATVAVQGGFGARDVPIEEFLQARDRQAGTLVLSVSCTRPASSEAFRYRKIARIKPKGGSVITLAAHLPVSGGRIAGARIALGSMAPTQIRARAAERALEGRSLDAATIAAAASAATEGTSPSDNALGSAWYRREIVGVHLRRLLSGQE; encoded by the coding sequence ATGGCCGTGACAGTGAAGACGTTCACCAGCGCCAGCGAGGCGGCCGGGGCGCTGTCCTCGGACCGCAGCGCGCGCTATCTCGGCGGCGGCACACTTGTGATGCGCGCGCTGAACGAGGGCGACGTGACGATCTCGACCGTCGTTCGCGCCCACGACCAGGCGCTGACCCGGATCGACGCATCCGGTCCGCGCGTGACGCTCGGGGCCGGGGTCACCTTCGCGCGCATCCTCGCCGAACGGGACCTCGCCTTCCTGCATGCCCCTGCCCGCTCGATCGGCGGTCCCGCCGTGCGCAACATGGGCACCGTCGGCGGCAATCTCTTTGCGCCCACTCCCTATGGCGATTTCACCGTCGCGCTGCTGGCGCTTGACGCCACCGTCGCCGTGCAGGGCGGCTTTGGCGCGCGCGACGTCCCGATCGAAGAGTTCTTGCAGGCGCGCGACCGCCAGGCCGGGACGCTGGTGCTGTCGGTGTCCTGCACCCGGCCGGCCAGCAGCGAGGCCTTCCGCTATCGCAAGATCGCGCGCATCAAGCCGAAGGGCGGCTCGGTCATCACCCTTGCCGCGCATCTGCCGGTCAGCGGCGGCCGGATCGCGGGCGCCCGCATCGCGCTAGGCTCGATGGCGCCGACGCAGATCCGCGCCCGCGCCGCCGAGCGTGCGCTCGAGGGCCGCTCGCTGGATGCCGCGACCATCGCGGCCGCCGCATCCGCAGCGACCGAAGGAACATCGCCATCCGACAACGCGCTCGGCAGCGCCTGGTATCGCCGCGAAATCGTCGGCGTCCATCTGCGGCGTCTGCTGTCCGGCCAGGAATAG
- a CDS encoding SRPBCC family protein: MPHIVKSTILDAPTDAAWSVLRDFNGHDRWHPAVATSMIERAQPSDKIGCVRRFKLKDGSELREQLLALSDLEQSFSYCLLDTPVPMFNYVAHVRLLPVTDGDRTFWHWESRFTTRPEDKDRITHMVAEDIYQAGFEAIRRHLKEAASSWP, translated from the coding sequence GTGCCGCATATCGTCAAAAGCACGATTTTGGACGCGCCGACCGATGCGGCGTGGTCCGTGCTGCGCGATTTCAACGGGCACGACCGCTGGCACCCGGCGGTTGCGACCTCCATGATCGAGCGTGCGCAGCCCTCCGACAAGATCGGCTGTGTCAGGCGCTTCAAGCTGAAGGACGGCTCCGAGCTGCGGGAGCAGCTTCTGGCGCTGTCCGACCTGGAGCAGTCCTTCAGCTACTGCCTGCTCGATACGCCGGTGCCGATGTTCAACTACGTCGCCCATGTCCGGCTGCTGCCGGTCACCGACGGCGACCGCACCTTCTGGCACTGGGAGTCACGCTTCACGACCAGGCCGGAAGACAAGGATCGCATCACCCACATGGTCGCCGAAGACATTTATCAGGCCGGGTTCGAGGCGATCCGCCGGCATCTGAAGGAGGCCGCATCATCATGGCCGTGA
- a CDS encoding SRPBCC family protein: protein MARVYVSTVVNARNDRVWARVRDFNGLPNWHPAIAESRIEGGEPSDKIGCVRDFRLRNGDRIREKLLGLSDYDMFCTYSILESPMGVENYVATLRLTPVTDGDQTFMEWTAEFDCAPERETELVNNIGGGVFQGGFDALKRVFGG, encoded by the coding sequence ATGGCCCGCGTCTACGTCTCCACCGTCGTCAACGCCCGCAACGACCGCGTCTGGGCGCGGGTGCGCGATTTCAACGGCCTGCCGAATTGGCACCCGGCGATCGCGGAGAGCCGGATCGAGGGCGGCGAGCCCTCGGACAAGATCGGCTGCGTCAGGGATTTTCGCCTGCGCAACGGCGACCGCATCCGCGAGAAGCTGCTCGGCCTCTCCGACTACGACATGTTCTGCACCTATTCGATCCTGGAATCGCCAATGGGCGTGGAGAACTACGTCGCCACCCTGCGGCTCACGCCCGTCACCGACGGCGACCAGACGTTCATGGAATGGACCGCCGAGTTCGACTGCGCGCCGGAGCGCGAGACGGAGCTCGTCAACAATATCGGCGGCGGCGTGTTCCAGGGCGGGTTTGACGCGCTGAAGCGCGTGTTCGGAGGCTGA
- a CDS encoding flotillin family protein: MSGILVGELILWLIVAIVVIVVAVYIVNWLYHRSSKETSFVRTGFLGERVVINGGAFVLPFIHDYTPVNMNVLPMGIVRSRQDAVITRDRMRVDIEADFYVRVQATKEAVSIAAATLGRRTMEPERLHALLAGKFISAIRSVASEMTLEEMHERRGDYVVRVKTNAAEALAQNGLELESVAITDLDQTDLEFFNPSNRFDAEGLTRLMEDIEAKRKLRNDIEQDSMIKIRSRNLEAERQALEIERESETARLEQERDIEMRRALQRTEVARERALRETEAEQAQISARETIERARIANDQAIAEARIASERETRQKEIERTRTIEEKELLAREEIEKTRIANQRSIDTTRIASEREVRQREIERMRTVEEAEIAARESIEKARIQQDRVVTDARIANEEETRRREIERTRAVDEAEIAAREATEKARIAQTMTVNVERISSDERTRALEIQQVRTIQEAEIEAQRAVETARIARERTLAAERIAAEQNTRQLEIERNQTLDVAGIAAREATEASRIAQEERVRSLEIARNRAVEEADIASREAIEAARIVQEKTVAAERIQAERETRALEIERTGVLEAAELKRRDAIERQRIGVDLALEAERINSSKKREVLNIEQKKAIEIADEDRVIALSTKRSERIDADRQVKQAEIVARKDVETTDVSREQALEAARIERRRAIEQLEVARVQSLQEAEIAAREEVERARIASDRGLDEARIGRERELRKLEVNREKDVETVLMEKAIAIHQKSLEESAARAAAEEARIHATEATERVITARESEIARRRKTVEVLLAEKQAEETRIAADAERVRATVEAEAQRMLNEAENVLTDQARYSLFRRKLLDRIEGIVRESVKPMEKIEGIRILQVDGLNGNGHGGNGGRSATDEVIDSALRYRVQAPLIDSILADIGVEGGSLAKMPGLIREARDMQGIKESARKGGGDKPAASPPATEGGGEPPAERGPRKKS, from the coding sequence ATGTCAGGGATATTGGTCGGCGAGTTGATCCTCTGGCTGATCGTCGCGATCGTCGTGATCGTCGTGGCCGTCTACATCGTGAACTGGCTCTACCATCGCTCCTCCAAGGAGACGTCATTCGTCCGAACCGGCTTCCTCGGCGAGCGCGTGGTGATCAACGGCGGTGCCTTCGTGCTGCCCTTCATCCACGACTACACGCCGGTCAACATGAACGTGCTGCCGATGGGCATCGTCCGCTCCCGCCAGGACGCCGTGATCACCCGCGACCGCATGCGCGTGGATATCGAGGCCGACTTCTACGTCCGGGTCCAGGCCACCAAGGAGGCGGTCTCGATCGCGGCCGCCACACTCGGCCGCCGCACCATGGAACCCGAACGGCTCCACGCGCTGCTGGCCGGCAAGTTCATTTCCGCAATCCGGTCGGTCGCGTCCGAAATGACCCTGGAAGAGATGCACGAACGGCGCGGCGACTATGTCGTGCGCGTCAAGACCAATGCGGCGGAGGCACTTGCCCAGAACGGACTCGAGCTCGAATCCGTCGCGATCACCGATCTCGACCAGACCGATCTCGAATTCTTCAACCCGTCGAACCGGTTCGACGCCGAAGGCCTGACCCGCCTGATGGAGGACATCGAGGCCAAGCGCAAGCTGCGCAACGACATCGAGCAGGACTCGATGATCAAGATCCGCTCCCGCAATCTCGAGGCCGAGCGGCAGGCGCTGGAGATCGAGCGCGAGAGCGAGACGGCGCGGCTGGAGCAGGAACGCGACATCGAGATGCGCCGCGCGCTCCAGCGCACGGAAGTCGCCCGCGAACGCGCACTGCGCGAGACCGAGGCCGAACAGGCCCAGATCTCCGCTCGCGAGACCATCGAGCGCGCGCGGATCGCCAATGACCAGGCCATTGCCGAGGCCCGCATCGCCTCGGAGCGCGAGACCCGCCAGAAGGAGATCGAGCGAACCCGCACCATCGAGGAAAAGGAGCTGCTGGCGCGCGAGGAAATCGAGAAGACCCGGATCGCCAACCAGCGCTCGATCGACACCACCCGCATTGCCTCGGAGCGCGAGGTGCGCCAGCGCGAGATCGAGCGCATGCGCACCGTCGAGGAGGCCGAAATCGCCGCACGCGAATCGATCGAGAAGGCCCGCATCCAGCAGGACCGCGTCGTCACCGATGCCCGCATCGCCAACGAGGAGGAGACGCGGCGCCGCGAGATCGAGCGCACCCGCGCCGTCGACGAGGCCGAGATCGCCGCACGCGAAGCCACCGAGAAGGCGCGCATCGCCCAGACCATGACGGTCAATGTCGAGCGCATCTCCTCGGACGAGCGGACCCGCGCCCTGGAAATCCAGCAGGTCCGCACCATCCAGGAGGCCGAGATCGAGGCGCAGCGCGCGGTCGAGACCGCCCGTATCGCCCGCGAACGGACGTTGGCCGCCGAGCGCATCGCCGCCGAGCAGAACACGCGGCAGCTCGAGATCGAGCGCAACCAGACGCTCGATGTCGCGGGAATTGCGGCGCGCGAGGCGACCGAAGCCTCCCGCATCGCCCAGGAGGAGCGGGTGCGCTCGCTGGAAATCGCCCGCAACCGCGCCGTCGAGGAAGCCGACATCGCCTCGCGCGAAGCGATCGAGGCCGCCCGGATCGTGCAGGAGAAGACCGTTGCGGCCGAGCGCATCCAGGCCGAGCGCGAAACCCGCGCGCTCGAAATCGAGCGCACCGGCGTTCTGGAGGCCGCCGAGCTGAAGCGGCGCGACGCGATCGAGCGCCAGCGCATCGGGGTCGATCTCGCGCTCGAGGCGGAGCGAATCAACTCGTCCAAGAAGCGCGAGGTGCTCAATATCGAGCAGAAGAAGGCGATCGAGATCGCGGATGAGGACCGCGTCATCGCGCTCTCCACCAAGCGCTCGGAACGGATCGACGCCGACCGCCAAGTCAAGCAGGCCGAGATCGTCGCGCGCAAGGACGTCGAGACCACCGACGTGTCGCGCGAGCAGGCGCTGGAAGCGGCGCGGATCGAGCGCCGCCGCGCCATCGAGCAGCTCGAGGTCGCCCGCGTCCAGTCGCTGCAGGAAGCCGAGATTGCCGCGCGCGAAGAGGTGGAGCGCGCGCGGATCGCGTCCGACCGCGGCCTCGATGAGGCGCGCATCGGCCGCGAGCGCGAGCTGCGCAAGCTCGAGGTCAACCGCGAAAAGGACGTCGAGACGGTGCTGATGGAGAAGGCCATCGCGATTCATCAGAAGTCGCTGGAAGAGTCCGCAGCGCGTGCTGCCGCGGAGGAAGCCCGCATCCATGCGACGGAAGCCACCGAGCGCGTCATCACCGCGCGCGAGAGCGAGATCGCAAGGCGGCGCAAGACGGTCGAGGTGCTGCTCGCCGAGAAGCAGGCCGAGGAGACCCGGATCGCGGCCGACGCCGAGCGTGTCCGCGCCACCGTCGAGGCCGAAGCGCAGCGGATGCTCAACGAGGCCGAGAACGTCCTCACGGATCAGGCGCGCTACTCGCTGTTCCGCCGAAAGCTGCTCGACCGCATCGAAGGCATCGTGCGCGAAAGCGTCAAGCCGATGGAGAAGATCGAGGGCATCCGCATCCTCCAGGTCGACGGGCTCAACGGCAATGGCCATGGCGGCAATGGCGGCCGCAGCGCCACCGACGAGGTGATCGACTCGGCGCTGCGCTACCGCGTCCAGGCGCCTCTGATCGATTCGATCCTCGCCGACATCGGCGTCGAGGGCGGCAGCCTCGCCAAGATGCCGGGCCTGATCCGCGAAGCCCGCGACATGCAGGGCATCAAGGAGTCCGCGCGCAAGGGCGGCGGCGACAAGCCAGCCGCCTCCCCGCCTGCGACTGAGGGCGGCGGCGAACCGCCGGCCGAGCGCGGGCCGCGGAAGAAGAGCTGA
- a CDS encoding phosphoenolpyruvate hydrolase family protein, giving the protein MARFERAALLRRFRGMARRGEPIVGGGAGTGLSAKCEEAGGVDLIVIYNSGRYRMAGRGSLAGLMPYGDANAIVLEMAGEVLPVVSKTPVLAGVNGTDPFRDMDVFLDQLKALGFAGVQNFPTVGLIDGVFRANLEETGMSYALEIDMIAKAREKDLLTTPYVFSEKEAAAMAIAGADIIVCHLGLTTGGTIGAQTAPKLQDCAARIDTWASAALSVNPEILVLAHGGPIADPADADFIMKNTRNCHGFYGASSMERLPVERALTEQVRQFKAIGAR; this is encoded by the coding sequence ATGGCCAGGTTTGAGCGCGCAGCACTCCTGAGGCGATTTCGCGGCATGGCCAGGCGGGGCGAGCCGATCGTCGGCGGCGGCGCCGGCACCGGGCTGTCGGCCAAATGCGAGGAGGCCGGCGGCGTCGATCTCATCGTCATCTACAATTCCGGCCGCTACCGCATGGCTGGCCGCGGCTCGCTCGCGGGGCTCATGCCGTACGGCGATGCCAACGCCATCGTGCTGGAGATGGCCGGCGAAGTGCTGCCCGTCGTCAGCAAGACGCCGGTGCTCGCCGGCGTCAACGGCACCGATCCGTTCCGCGACATGGACGTGTTCCTCGACCAGTTGAAGGCGCTCGGCTTCGCCGGCGTGCAGAACTTTCCGACCGTCGGCCTGATCGACGGCGTGTTCCGCGCCAATCTCGAAGAGACCGGGATGTCCTATGCGCTCGAGATCGACATGATCGCGAAGGCGCGCGAGAAGGACCTGCTGACCACGCCCTACGTCTTCAGCGAGAAGGAAGCCGCCGCGATGGCGATCGCCGGGGCAGACATCATCGTCTGCCATCTCGGGCTCACCACCGGCGGCACGATCGGGGCGCAGACCGCGCCGAAATTGCAGGACTGCGCGGCGCGCATCGACACCTGGGCCTCGGCCGCGCTCAGCGTCAATCCGGAGATTCTGGTGCTCGCGCATGGCGGGCCGATCGCCGATCCCGCCGACGCCGATTTCATCATGAAGAACACCCGCAACTGTCACGGTTTCTACGGCGCGTCCTCGATGGAGCGACTGCCCGTGGAGAGGGCCCTGACGGAACAGGTGCGTCAATTCAAGGCGATCGGCGCGCGATAA